The following are encoded in a window of Flavobacterium sp. WC2421 genomic DNA:
- a CDS encoding AI-2E family transporter: MNNTIKYPFYIRLSFTLISIISITYIFYMGKDVFIPVLLAFLFAVLLLPIVSFLNLKLRFPNALAVSITVLLFVLFILGILAFISYQISDIASDFEKIGKNINLFITDIQRFIRTNFQVSLWEQRKYIEDVTENSVKKGKESIGTTLLSVTDTLMNITLIPIYTFLILLYRKHFVLFLTKLFRAEFHEKLQSILSQIKGAVQNYISGLIIEMILVSILTSIGLYFIGIQYYILLGIITGILNLIPYIGILIAGFLTFLASLTGTPDLSIILGVVGVNVVVQIIDNNILVPLIINTKVQINAFVSIIGIIIGGAIAGISGMFLAIPILAVLKIVFDQIETLEPWGYLMGDNLPKKIIWENKKDANYSSKKTNNSGENKLTDDMVFENDIEQV, encoded by the coding sequence ATGAACAACACCATTAAATATCCTTTTTACATCAGGCTTAGCTTTACTTTAATAAGCATAATAAGTATCACCTATATTTTTTATATGGGAAAAGATGTTTTCATTCCTGTATTATTAGCCTTTTTATTTGCGGTATTACTATTACCAATTGTTTCTTTTTTAAATTTAAAATTACGTTTCCCTAATGCATTGGCAGTGAGCATCACCGTACTCCTTTTTGTTTTGTTTATTTTAGGAATTCTAGCGTTTATCTCTTACCAAATTAGTGATATAGCCAGTGACTTTGAAAAAATCGGAAAAAACATTAACCTATTCATTACTGACATACAACGCTTTATAAGAACCAATTTTCAGGTAAGTCTATGGGAACAAAGGAAATACATTGAAGACGTTACTGAAAACTCTGTAAAAAAAGGAAAAGAAAGTATTGGTACAACTCTGCTATCAGTTACTGATACTCTTATGAATATTACTTTAATTCCTATTTATACCTTCCTCATTCTTTTGTATAGAAAACATTTTGTTTTGTTTTTAACTAAGTTATTTAGAGCTGAATTTCATGAAAAATTACAAAGCATTTTATCTCAAATAAAAGGAGCTGTACAAAACTACATCTCTGGTTTAATTATAGAAATGATTTTAGTTTCTATTTTAACTAGCATTGGGCTTTATTTTATTGGGATACAGTATTATATATTACTAGGTATTATAACCGGAATATTAAACCTTATCCCTTACATAGGTATTTTAATTGCAGGTTTTTTGACATTTTTAGCATCACTAACTGGAACGCCCGATTTATCAATAATATTGGGAGTTGTAGGAGTAAATGTAGTTGTTCAGATAATAGACAATAATATTCTTGTACCTTTAATCATTAATACCAAAGTACAAATTAATGCTTTCGTTTCAATAATAGGGATAATTATAGGTGGTGCCATTGCAGGAATTTCAGGAATGTTTTTGGCTATACCAATATTAGCTGTTTTAAAAATTGTTTTTGACCAGATAGAAACTTTAGAACCTTGGGGCTATTTAATGGGCGATAATTTACCTAAAAAAATTATTTGGGAAAATAAAAAAGACGCCAATTATAGTTCTAAAAAAACAAATAATTCAGGAGAAAATAAATTGACTGATGATATGGTTTTTGAAAATGATATAGAGCAGGTTTAA
- a CDS encoding Rossmann-like and DUF2520 domain-containing protein → MVKVIIIGSGNVSQHLIAALQKSQNNGNEIELVQVYSRKKETLAHLLDYKKIVTDYAELQEADLYIIAVTDDAITKVSEQLQFKNRLVVHTSGSVSLDNLNNNNRKGVFYPLQTFTKNKEVDFKTIPICLESENATDYQLLDKVAKSISEKVYTINSEQRKALHVAAVFVNNFTNHLYHLGNEICKEHQVPFAILQPLIQETAQKIMTLSPEEAQTGPAIRNDKQTIEAHQLFLTNNNQSNIYKILTQSIQDNGKKL, encoded by the coding sequence ATGGTTAAAGTTATTATTATTGGCTCTGGAAATGTTTCGCAACATTTGATAGCTGCGCTACAAAAATCCCAAAACAATGGGAACGAGATTGAATTAGTTCAAGTATATTCAAGAAAAAAAGAAACTCTTGCTCATTTACTTGATTACAAAAAAATTGTTACTGATTATGCTGAGCTGCAAGAAGCTGATTTATATATAATAGCCGTTACTGATGATGCTATAACCAAGGTTTCTGAACAATTACAGTTCAAAAACAGATTGGTTGTTCATACTTCTGGTAGTGTTTCATTGGATAATTTAAATAATAACAATCGAAAAGGGGTCTTTTATCCGCTACAAACGTTTACTAAAAACAAGGAAGTCGATTTTAAAACCATCCCTATTTGTTTAGAAAGTGAAAATGCAACGGATTATCAATTATTAGATAAAGTAGCAAAATCCATTTCCGAAAAAGTGTATACCATTAACTCTGAACAAAGAAAAGCCTTGCATGTAGCGGCCGTTTTTGTCAATAATTTCACCAATCACTTATACCATTTAGGAAATGAAATCTGCAAGGAACACCAAGTTCCTTTTGCTATTTTACAACCACTAATTCAAGAAACCGCTCAAAAAATAATGACCCTATCACCAGAGGAAGCACAAACCGGTCCTGCGATACGTAATGACAAGCAAACCATTGAAGCACATCAATTATTTTTAACAAATAACAATCAATCCAACATTTATAAAATACTAACACAATCAATACAAGATAATGGCAAAAAGTTATAA
- a CDS encoding T9SS type A sorting domain-containing protein, with amino-acid sequence MRYILLFFTVTFQGQVLHHQMLSSQGNTKKLSNGIVINQTIGQQSIIGTSKDGFVVMQGFQQSLWSNYIATNTVAVISTKTYPNPFANTINFQFSKSITEPIAIHVYDSSGRLVFQGNRSANGTILSVDLSNLPTSPYLVSLKSNAFTYYTQIIKL; translated from the coding sequence ATGAGGTATATACTATTGTTTTTTACCGTGACCTTTCAAGGACAAGTTCTACATCATCAAATGTTATCGTCGCAAGGTAATACCAAAAAACTTTCAAATGGAATAGTTATTAATCAAACTATTGGTCAGCAAAGTATCATTGGGACTTCAAAAGATGGTTTTGTTGTTATGCAAGGTTTTCAACAAAGCCTTTGGAGTAACTATATTGCTACCAATACTGTAGCTGTAATTTCGACGAAAACTTACCCTAATCCATTTGCAAATACTATTAATTTTCAATTTTCTAAATCAATTACGGAACCAATAGCTATTCATGTTTATGATAGTAGCGGGCGTTTAGTTTTTCAAGGAAATAGGAGTGCAAATGGTACAATTTTGAGTGTTGATTTATCAAATTTACCTACCTCTCCTTATTTAGTTAGTCTCAAGTCTAATGCATTCACATATTATACTCAAATTATAAAACTATGA
- a CDS encoding mechanosensitive ion channel domain-containing protein, whose translation MTFFNNFTKEVFATGILLFVFFLLRIIVSKLVRRFAEKTNRIVHRTNLVIKYLNLLTNILAIIALILIWGVQTKDIIIAISSITTVVGVAMFAQWSILSNITSGIILFFSFPFKIGDVIRIHDKDFPIIAEIEDIRAFHVALVTKDGEIIVYPNNLLFQKGISIMKIHFDDNEFVD comes from the coding sequence ATGACTTTCTTTAATAATTTTACAAAAGAAGTATTCGCAACTGGGATTCTCCTATTTGTGTTTTTTTTATTGCGGATTATTGTTTCCAAATTAGTTAGGCGTTTTGCAGAAAAAACAAATCGAATTGTACATCGAACCAATCTGGTCATTAAGTATCTTAATTTGCTTACTAATATACTGGCAATAATAGCATTAATACTTATCTGGGGAGTACAAACCAAAGATATCATCATTGCAATTTCCTCTATTACAACTGTTGTAGGGGTAGCCATGTTTGCCCAATGGTCCATTTTAAGTAACATCACATCTGGAATTATTTTATTCTTTTCGTTTCCTTTTAAAATTGGAGATGTTATCCGAATACATGATAAAGATTTCCCTATCATTGCTGAAATTGAGGATATTCGTGCATTTCATGTAGCATTAGTTACAAAAGACGGTGAAATAATTGTCTACCCCAACAACCTCCTTTTTCAAAAAGGAATATCAATAATGAAAATTCATTTTGACGATAACGAGTTTGTAGACTAA
- the ccsA gene encoding cytochrome c biogenesis protein CcsA, with the protein MNKKIFSILFSTRLMAILFLTFAIAMGTGTFIESKYNTDTARILVYNTWWFEAIMVFFMINFIGNIKRYQLLKKEKWATLLLHLAFIFILLGAFVTRYISYEGMMPIREGAAENQFYSDKTFLTVFVDGEYKGEMKRRVFEKKLLLSPVTNNDFTISDKFADTPFEIEYKNFIMGAKEYVKADSKGILYLKLVEAGDGGREEHFLKEGEVQNIHNVLFALNKPTEGAININTTGTAYTIQTPFEGNFMRMADKLQGAVTKDIVQPLMMRSLYSIGEKRFVFPDPAVKGVIDYESSNDFKAKNHEDALVLKVKAEGQEKEVTIVGSKGKVGQFQTVKIGAIDYTFFYGSKAYVLPFKIKLNDFIAQKYPGTEKSYSSFESKVTVQDSTETFDARIFMNHVLDYKGYRFFQSSFDPDEKGTVLSVNHDSWGTGITYAGYFMLFFAMMAIMFTKHSRFTDIKRKLEVVKDKKAKLLTVLVLLLSFNGFAQVHNHDHDANGNHADHAENESHMRVAPTEKQIDSLINKFKVSEEHASKFGRLVIQDAGGRMKPINTFSSELLRKVSHSNDYKGMNSDQVFLSISQYAQLWIEVPLIYLRSGNDSIRKLIGVDVKATTAPFIAFFDAKGNYKLSPYLDAAYKAANPNQFEKDFIETDKKVNLMESALSGSILKIFPIPNDPNNKWISTLELEHAGLKGMDSTYTKSVLPLYFGALNHASISNDYKNADDLVESIHGYQKKFGIKVLPSDDKISLEILYNKYDLLQKLPFAYLYAAILMMLFVILQIFKDKKVLRFLVNAMHIVIATLFVLHTVTLVARWYISGHAPWSNAYEAIVYVAWATMFFGLAFDIKSKLTVASAAFVSAMILAAAYANWIDPEIANLQPVLNSYWLMIHVAVIVASYGPFALGMILGFVSLLLIFFTNEKNKAKMDLNIQEITYINEMALTIGLIMLTIGNFLGGQWANESWGRYWGWDPKETWALISIMVYAFVIHARFVPSLRGKWIFNLMSMFAFVSILFTYYGVNFHLVGLHSYASGEAHSLSWIWYSLGTISFIGAVTYPKYKKYYKK; encoded by the coding sequence ATGAATAAAAAAATATTCTCCATTTTATTTTCTACACGATTAATGGCCATTTTGTTCTTGACTTTTGCGATTGCAATGGGTACAGGAACTTTCATCGAAAGTAAATACAATACTGACACTGCTCGAATTTTAGTTTATAACACTTGGTGGTTTGAAGCGATAATGGTGTTTTTTATGATTAATTTCATTGGAAATATAAAGCGTTATCAGTTATTAAAGAAAGAAAAATGGGCTACATTATTACTTCATTTGGCTTTTATTTTTATTCTTTTGGGAGCTTTTGTAACTCGCTATATCAGTTATGAAGGAATGATGCCAATACGTGAAGGTGCTGCCGAAAATCAATTTTATTCTGATAAAACTTTTCTTACTGTCTTTGTTGATGGGGAATACAAAGGCGAAATGAAACGTAGAGTTTTTGAGAAAAAATTATTGCTTTCTCCAGTTACTAATAATGATTTTACAATTTCTGATAAATTTGCAGATACTCCTTTTGAAATAGAATACAAGAATTTTATTATGGGAGCCAAGGAATATGTAAAGGCAGATTCAAAAGGTATTTTATATTTAAAATTAGTTGAAGCAGGTGATGGTGGTCGTGAAGAACATTTCTTGAAAGAAGGAGAAGTTCAAAATATTCACAACGTCTTATTTGCTTTAAATAAACCTACTGAAGGAGCTATAAACATCAATACAACTGGAACTGCATATACAATCCAGACTCCTTTTGAAGGTAATTTTATGCGAATGGCTGATAAACTTCAGGGAGCTGTTACTAAAGATATTGTACAACCTTTAATGATGCGATCTCTTTATAGTATTGGAGAAAAACGTTTTGTATTTCCTGATCCAGCTGTAAAAGGGGTGATAGATTATGAATCGAGTAACGATTTTAAAGCTAAAAATCATGAAGATGCTTTAGTGTTGAAAGTAAAAGCCGAAGGTCAAGAAAAAGAAGTTACCATTGTAGGTTCAAAAGGAAAAGTAGGGCAGTTTCAAACCGTAAAAATTGGTGCGATAGATTATACTTTTTTCTATGGTAGTAAAGCATATGTTTTACCCTTTAAAATAAAATTGAATGATTTTATAGCTCAAAAATATCCTGGTACGGAGAAAAGCTATTCTTCATTTGAAAGTAAAGTTACGGTTCAAGATAGTACTGAAACTTTTGACGCCAGAATTTTTATGAATCATGTTTTGGATTACAAAGGGTATCGTTTCTTTCAGTCTTCATTTGATCCAGATGAGAAAGGGACTGTACTTTCAGTAAATCATGATTCTTGGGGAACAGGGATTACATATGCTGGGTATTTCATGTTGTTTTTTGCGATGATGGCTATAATGTTTACGAAGCATTCTCGATTTACTGATATAAAAAGAAAATTAGAAGTGGTAAAAGATAAAAAAGCAAAACTGCTGACTGTTTTAGTTTTATTGTTAAGTTTTAATGGTTTTGCGCAAGTTCATAATCACGATCATGATGCCAATGGAAATCATGCCGATCATGCTGAAAATGAGAGCCACATGCGAGTAGCTCCTACGGAAAAACAAATAGATTCCTTGATTAATAAATTCAAAGTATCTGAAGAACATGCTTCCAAGTTTGGACGATTGGTCATTCAAGATGCGGGTGGTAGAATGAAGCCTATTAATACTTTTTCATCTGAATTATTACGAAAAGTAAGTCATTCTAATGATTATAAAGGGATGAATTCTGATCAAGTTTTCTTATCTATATCTCAATATGCTCAATTATGGATTGAAGTGCCTTTGATTTATTTAAGAAGTGGAAACGATAGTATCCGAAAATTAATAGGTGTAGATGTTAAAGCTACAACAGCTCCTTTTATAGCCTTTTTTGATGCCAAAGGGAATTATAAGTTATCACCTTATTTGGATGCGGCTTACAAGGCGGCTAATCCAAATCAATTTGAAAAAGACTTTATTGAGACGGATAAGAAAGTAAATTTAATGGAATCAGCATTAAGTGGTAGTATTTTAAAAATATTCCCCATACCAAATGATCCTAATAATAAGTGGATTTCAACATTAGAGTTGGAACATGCTGGTTTAAAAGGCATGGATTCTACGTATACTAAAAGTGTTTTACCGTTGTATTTTGGCGCTTTAAATCATGCTTCTATATCAAATGATTATAAAAATGCGGATGATTTAGTGGAAAGTATTCATGGGTATCAAAAGAAATTTGGGATCAAAGTGTTACCAAGTGATGACAAAATTTCATTGGAGATACTGTACAACAAATACGATTTACTTCAAAAATTACCATTCGCTTATTTATATGCTGCCATATTAATGATGTTGTTTGTTATCCTTCAAATTTTCAAGGATAAAAAAGTATTGCGTTTTCTAGTAAATGCGATGCATATTGTTATAGCTACTTTGTTTGTACTGCATACGGTAACTCTAGTAGCACGCTGGTACATTTCAGGGCATGCGCCATGGAGTAATGCGTATGAAGCGATTGTTTACGTAGCTTGGGCAACGATGTTTTTTGGGCTAGCATTTGATATTAAATCGAAACTGACTGTGGCGTCTGCAGCATTCGTATCGGCAATGATTCTTGCAGCTGCTTATGCCAACTGGATTGATCCAGAAATAGCTAATTTACAGCCTGTACTTAATTCGTATTGGTTAATGATTCACGTAGCCGTTATTGTGGCTAGTTATGGACCATTTGCACTCGGAATGATATTAGGTTTTGTTTCCTTGTTATTGATCTTTTTCACCAATGAAAAGAACAAAGCTAAAATGGATTTGAATATTCAAGAGATCACCTATATCAATGAAATGGCATTAACTATTGGATTGATTATGTTAACTATTGGTAACTTCCTTGGGGGACAATGGGCCAATGAAAGTTGGGGACGTTACTGGGGATGGGATCCAAAAGAAACTTGGGCATTAATCAGTATAATGGTTTACGCCTTTGTGATTCACGCTCGATTTGTTCCTTCTTTAAGAGGGAAATGGATTTTTAACTTGATGAGCATGTTTGCTTTTGTGTCTATATTGTTCACCTATTATGGTGTGAATTTTCACCTAGTAGGATTACACTCTTACGCCAGTGGTGAAGCACATTCTCTAAGTTGGATTTGGTATTCTCTTGGAACAATTTCTTTTATAGGAGCTGTTACTTATCCAAAATATAAAAAGTATTACAAGAAATAA
- a CDS encoding KdsC family phosphatase: MAKSYKELMNDITTFIFDVDGVLTDSSVFVTTEGEILRTMNIRDGYALKAAVESGYNVCIISGGSNEGVRVRLRNLGITDIHLGTPDKVETFKEYTELYSINPEQVLYMGDDIPDYHVMKLVGLPTCPQDASPEIKGISTYISHKNGGKGAARDVIEQVMKVQGKWMEYFDGKHD, encoded by the coding sequence ATGGCAAAAAGTTATAAAGAATTAATGAATGACATCACTACGTTTATTTTTGATGTTGACGGCGTACTTACAGACAGTTCCGTATTTGTAACCACCGAAGGTGAAATTCTAAGAACTATGAATATTCGTGACGGTTACGCTTTGAAAGCAGCTGTGGAAAGCGGGTATAACGTTTGTATTATTTCTGGAGGAAGTAATGAAGGGGTTCGTGTGCGCTTGCGTAATTTAGGTATTACCGACATTCATTTAGGAACACCCGATAAAGTAGAAACGTTTAAAGAATATACAGAACTGTATTCGATAAACCCAGAGCAAGTACTGTATATGGGCGATGATATTCCAGATTATCACGTTATGAAATTAGTAGGATTACCAACCTGTCCACAAGATGCTAGTCCAGAAATTAAAGGGATTTCAACTTATATTTCGCATAAAAATGGAGGGAAAGGTGCTGCCCGTGATGTTATTGAGCAAGTGATGAAAGTACAAGGAAAATGGATGGAATATTTTGACGGAAAACACGATTAA
- a CDS encoding Maf-like protein encodes MLQNKLNQYKLILASGSPRRQQFFKDLELDFEIRLKEIEEIFPLELKAGQITDYLAKLKASAFEGELNENEILITSDTIVWHNNKALGKPKDKEDAFAILKSLSNSTHDVITSVCFKTNVKTEVISETTKVTFNELSDEAILYYIDNYKPYDKAGAYGIQEWIGFIGVSKIEGSYANVMGLPVDKVYEYLSNLA; translated from the coding sequence ATGCTTCAAAATAAATTAAATCAATACAAGCTCATTTTAGCATCTGGATCACCTAGAAGACAACAGTTTTTTAAAGATTTAGAATTGGATTTTGAAATTCGATTAAAAGAAATCGAAGAGATATTCCCTTTAGAATTAAAAGCAGGTCAAATCACTGATTATCTAGCTAAACTAAAAGCAAGTGCATTTGAAGGAGAATTAAACGAAAATGAAATATTGATTACCAGTGACACCATCGTTTGGCATAACAACAAAGCCTTAGGCAAGCCAAAAGATAAAGAAGATGCTTTTGCCATCTTAAAATCATTATCAAATTCTACGCATGATGTAATTACATCCGTTTGTTTTAAAACTAATGTAAAAACTGAAGTTATATCCGAAACTACAAAAGTTACTTTTAACGAATTAAGTGACGAAGCTATTTTGTACTACATAGATAATTACAAGCCATATGATAAAGCAGGTGCATATGGAATTCAGGAATGGATTGGGTTCATTGGTGTATCAAAAATTGAAGGTTCGTATGCTAATGTTATGGGATTACCAGTTGATAAAGTGTACGAATATTTGAGTAACTTAGCATAA
- a CDS encoding geranylgeranylglycerol-phosphate geranylgeranyltransferase, whose protein sequence is MNFLKLIRYQNLLLLAFMQLVFRFGFLKMQNIPLALNDWQYLLLVLSTVLIAAAGYVINNIFDQDTDLENKPNNLIVGRSISETSAYNIYAVLNVTGVAIGFYLSNVISKPGFASIFILIAATLYIYATSLKQMLLVGNFVVALLLSFSVVIIGIFDLYPAITSENQQIMAVLFSILLDYAVFAFLINFLREIIKDLEDINGDSNQGMKTLPIVLGVKRTSKLVFALSFIPIISLLVYIKNYFMANNLQFAALYSIVFVLAPLIYFSIKSWESKNKKDFHKLSILLKWILLFGILSIVIITLNIKYNASK, encoded by the coding sequence ATGAATTTTCTAAAACTTATTCGATACCAAAACTTACTTCTGCTTGCTTTCATGCAACTCGTTTTTAGGTTTGGTTTTTTGAAAATGCAAAATATTCCTTTGGCATTAAACGACTGGCAATACCTTTTACTTGTATTAAGTACGGTATTGATAGCTGCTGCAGGATACGTGATTAATAACATTTTTGACCAAGATACAGACTTAGAAAATAAACCAAATAATCTAATTGTAGGGAGAAGCATTTCGGAAACATCAGCATATAATATTTATGCTGTTTTAAACGTAACTGGTGTTGCGATAGGTTTTTATTTATCCAATGTAATATCTAAACCAGGATTTGCCTCCATTTTTATTTTAATTGCCGCAACACTATATATTTACGCAACCAGCTTGAAGCAAATGTTGCTAGTTGGTAATTTTGTCGTTGCGTTATTGCTATCATTCAGTGTCGTGATTATTGGAATTTTTGATTTATACCCCGCCATTACTTCTGAAAACCAACAAATAATGGCCGTACTTTTTTCCATACTACTTGATTACGCTGTATTTGCTTTCTTAATTAATTTTTTAAGGGAAATCATCAAAGACTTAGAAGATATAAATGGAGATTCTAATCAGGGAATGAAAACACTACCAATTGTTTTAGGAGTTAAAAGGACATCAAAACTAGTTTTTGCTTTAAGTTTTATTCCAATAATTTCACTTCTTGTATATATCAAGAATTATTTTATGGCTAATAATTTACAATTTGCAGCCCTTTATTCGATTGTATTTGTCTTGGCACCACTCATTTACTTTTCGATAAAAAGTTGGGAATCAAAAAACAAAAAAGACTTTCATAAACTCAGTATCCTTTTAAAATGGATTCTTCTTTTCGGAATTTTATCAATTGTAATTATTACTTTAAATATAAAATATAATGCTTCAAAATAA